The following coding sequences are from one Sander lucioperca isolate FBNREF2018 chromosome 2, SLUC_FBN_1.2, whole genome shotgun sequence window:
- the LOC116056910 gene encoding beta-1,3-galactosyl-O-glycosyl-glycoprotein beta-1,6-N-acetylglucosaminyltransferase: protein MKLLKHGWLLLKLTVALGFLGILSLLSRPKIGWDPTYRFSWLEYTDAEDIPEKVCNCSAILQGESEAVEQAKILTITKDFHKSVQIPDEYYINATQDCREFKLSRKYLTFPLSQEEEEFPLAYSMVVHHKVQTFERLLRAIYAPQNIYCVHVDKKSEASVFSAISAITSCFPNVFMVSKAVNVVYAAWPRVQADLNCMADLYNAKTKWKYFINLCGQDFPLKTNLEIVRALRSLKGGNSLESEKLPEEKQRRVSNVYQIVDGKIQEKGKTKEPPPFNLPIMSGNAYIVVNRGYIRSVLEDKRVLALIEWAKDTYSPDEFIWATIQRIPGVPGSTLPNRKYDMTDINAIARLVKWQSHEGPLGSLETVYPVCQGHHVRSICVYGAGDLQWLLKQHHLFANKFDTETDPIAVYCLEKYLRQKTLLAT from the exons ATGAAGCTACTAAAACATGGCTGGCTCCTGCTGAAGCTCACTGTTGCACTGGGATTTCTAGGGATACTTTCCCTGCTCAGTCGCCCAAAAATAGGTTGGGATCCTACCTACAGGTTCAGCTGGTTGGAGTATACAGATGCTGAAGACATCCCAGAGAAAGTGTGCAACTGTTCAGCAATCCTGCAGGGAGAGAGTGAGGCAGTGGAACAGGCCAAAATACTGACCATCACTAAAGACTTCCACAAGAGTGTTCAGATTCCTGATGAGTACTATATCAATGCAACCCAAGACTGCAG GGAATTCAAGTTAAGTAGGAAATACTTAACATTCCCTTTAAGCCAGGAAGAAGAGGAATTCCCTCTGGCTTACTCCATGGTTGTGCATCATAAG GTGCAGACGTTTGAGCGACTGCTGCGAGCCATCTATGcacctcaaaatatctattgtGTCCATGTGGACAAAAAATCAGAGGCTTCAGTCTTCTCTGCCATCAGTGCCATTACTTCCTGTTTCCCAAATGTCTTCATGGTCAGCAAGGCTGTAAATGTGGTCTATGCTGCCTGGCCACGAGTCCAGGCAGATCTTAACTGTATGGCTGATCTCTATAACGccaaaacaaaatggaaatatttCATCAACCTTTGTGGCCAGGATTTCCCTTTGAAAACCAACTTGGAGATTGTGAGGGCGTTGCGTTCACTAAAGGGCGGTAACAGCTTGGAATCAGAAAAACTGCCTGAAGAAAAGCAGAGGAGGGTGTCAAATGTTTACCAGATTGTTGATGGTAAAATCCAG GAGAAAGGAAAGACAAAGGAGCCACCTCCCTTTAACCTGCCCATTATGTCAGGAAATGCTTACATTGTGGTCAACCGAGGCTATATCCGCAGCGTGTTGGAGGACAAGCGAGTACTGGCACTGATCGAGTGGGCCAAAGACACCTACAGTCCGGATGAGTTTATCTGGGCAACCATTCAACGAATCCCTGGTGTCCCTGGCTCAACGTTACCCAACCGCAAATACGACATGACCGACATCAATGCGATTGCACGGCTGGTGAAGTGGCAGTCGCATGAGGGGCCACTGGGTTCACTGGAGACGGTGTACCCAGTATGTCAAGGCCACCATGTCAGGTCAATATGTGTGTATGGTGCTGGAGACCTGCAGTGGTTGCTTAAGCAGCATCACCTCTTTGCCAATAAGTTTGACACAGAAACCGATCCCATTGCTGTCTACTGCTTGGAGAAGTATCTGAGACAAAAGACACTACTTGCTACCTAG